A part of Rhodamnia argentea isolate NSW1041297 chromosome 8, ASM2092103v1, whole genome shotgun sequence genomic DNA contains:
- the LOC115755699 gene encoding ABC transporter I family member 6, chloroplastic, producing MASAPSLSTAQPPTAVSLRNRCTLPPLPSHRIRPSSSSSSLSSRLPTLRSVPIVSRCAVRAALSTVDRSATPVESGDKKLLLEVKDLTAVVAETGQEILKSVNLAIYEGEVHAVMGKNGSGKSTFAKVLVGHPDYEVTGGSMMYRGENLLDMEPEERSLAGLFMSFQSPVEIPGVSNADFLNMAYNARRRKLNQPELSPIEFWAYVYPKLDLLNMKADFLNRNVNEGFSGGERKRNEILQLAVLGAELSILDEIDSGLDVDALRDVAKAVNGFLTPKNSVLMITHYLRLLEFIEPSYIHVMENGKIVKTGDISIAKTLEKEGFKAISEM from the exons ATGGCTTCTGCACCATCCCTCTCCACCGCGCAGCCTCCCACGGCGGTCTCGCTCCGCAATCGCTGcactctccctcctcttccttcCCACAGAATTCGGCCttcgtcctcctcctcttctctctcttccaggCTCCCGACCCTGCGCTCCGTCCCGATCGTCTCGCGATGCGCCGTCAGAGCCGCCCTCTCGACCGTGGACCGCTCGGCGACGCCCGTCGAGAGCGGGGACAAGAAGCTCCTCCTCGAGGTCAAGGACTTGACGGCCGTGGTTGCCGAGACGGGGCAGGAGATTCTCAAAAGCGTTAACCTCGCCATCTACGAGGGGGAG GTCCATGCGGTAATGGGGAAGAATGGTTCTGGGAAGAGCACATTTGCAAAG GTTCTTGTTGGGCATCCAGATTATGAAGTAACTGGCGGCAGTATGATGTACAGAGGTGAGAATTTGCTTGACATGGAACCCGAGGAGCGGTCACTTGCTGGGCTATTTATGAGCTTCCAGTCACCAGTTGAAATACCCGGTGTCAGCAATGCTGACTTTCTCAACATGGCATACAATGCTCGAAGAAGAAAGCTTAATCAGCCTGAGCTTAGTCCAATTGAG TTTTGGGCTTATGTATATCCAAAGCTTGATCTTCTGAACATGAAGGCAGACTTCCTGAACAGAAATGTCAATGAAGGTTTTAGTGGCGGAGAGAGAAAGCGCAACGAAATTTTGCAACTTGCG GTTCTTGGGGCAGAATTGTCTATATTGGATGAAATTGATTCTGGGTTGGATGTTGATGCACTTCGAGATGTGGCAAAAGCAGTAAATGGATTTTTGACTCCTAAGAATTCTGTTCTGATGATCACTCATTATTTAAGACTCCTGGAGTTCATAGAGCCTAGTTATATCCATGTAATG GAGAATGGAAAGATTGTCAAGACAGGTGACATCTCCATAGCTAAAACACTTGAAAAAGAGGGCTTCAAGGCAATATCTGAGATGTAA